Proteins from a genomic interval of Gemmatimonadota bacterium:
- a CDS encoding DUF4111 domain-containing protein: MIAGNLTKYSDVNEIIDFFVKGVIPVLEKNVLGIYLTGSLSHGAFNYHSSDIDIIVIVHRPVSRCELDSIGRLHRDMEGRFEKWARRLECSYTPVDMLPCVMPPTEPRPWYWGGDCTLYEEAPYGNEWIINKYFLYGHSIALFGPSFKKLLPPVDVEDVRKACVRDLFQEWAPKKFIPEWFRDSHHEAYFILNLCRILHTVICSVVGSKKMAASWVQENYGERWRDLVGNALEWQYGIELDARQEAIDFLDFVISEVLKTEIYSQVVNDG; this comes from the coding sequence ATGATTGCTGGCAACCTTACGAAATATTCAGATGTGAACGAGATTATAGACTTTTTCGTTAAAGGCGTTATTCCCGTTCTCGAAAAAAATGTACTCGGGATATATCTAACTGGCTCGCTGTCCCATGGGGCGTTTAACTACCATAGCAGTGATATTGATATTATAGTGATTGTGCATCGACCTGTTTCTCGATGTGAACTCGATTCCATTGGGCGTTTGCACAGAGATATGGAAGGGAGATTTGAGAAATGGGCGCGGAGGTTAGAGTGTTCTTATACGCCTGTCGATATGCTCCCATGTGTTATGCCTCCAACGGAGCCGAGACCGTGGTATTGGGGTGGTGATTGTACCCTTTATGAGGAGGCACCTTATGGAAATGAATGGATAATCAACAAATATTTTCTTTATGGTCATTCCATTGCTTTATTTGGTCCGAGTTTTAAGAAGCTGTTGCCTCCGGTTGATGTTGAGGATGTGCGAAAAGCCTGCGTTCGCGATTTGTTTCAGGAATGGGCACCGAAAAAATTTATCCCGGAGTGGTTTAGAGATAGCCACCACGAAGCGTATTTCATTCTGAATCTATGTCGAATACTGCACACTGTGATTTGCTCCGTTGTTGGCTCAAAGAAGATGGCTGCGTCATGGGTGCAGGAGAACTATGGAGAAAGATGGCGTGATCTGGTAGGGAATGCTCTGGAATGGCAATACGGTATTGAATTGGACGCGAGACAAGAGGCTATAGATTTTCTCGATTTTGTAATTTCGGAGGTTTTAAAAACGGAAATATATAGTCAGGTGGTCAATGACGGATAG